In Candidatus Aminicenantes bacterium, the DNA window CGAACGCGTCCTTGAACGGCGGCCGGCGCATATCGGAGCAGGTGCGGTACCAGGGTCGCCGGTCGGCCGCGAGAGTTTTCGAAAGCCGCGTCAGGCGTCGGTACCGCAGGTCGTTGGATACCAGCACAAGCTCCGGGCGCAGGCTTTTTACAGACAGGCTCTTGGTACCCGGGGCGGCGCAGGCGTCCAATACGGAATGGCGGGCATGTCGGGCCGCGGCCAGGCTGACCAGGCGCGAGGCGGTATTCTGGAAAAAGGCGTGACCCGGGTTCACCAGCGCGCGCAGCACGGGCCCCGCGGTGTCCACCTGGAAGAGCGACAATCCGGGCACGCGGCGATGCGGCAGTGCCAGCGCCTCCAGGCGCGTGCCCAGTTCGCGCGGGGATTGCTCCGCGGCCGCGGCCAGGTGGAAAACCGGCTCGCGGTTGAGCCAGCTCAAGATTGTCTGCTCTGGTACGGGGAAGCGCCGGATTTCCGTCACCAGGTCCGAATGAATGGAATAACGGATCGCCGGGTCGGTAATTGATTCCACCAGGCCGGCGGCGGCCGCGGCGCCCTCACGCGCCGCGCGGCGCAGCAGGGCGTTGACAAACCCGCGCGCCCGCGCCGGGGCCAGGGTTACGGTTTCGTTGACCGCGGCGTGGTCCGGAATCGAATCCGCCGCCAGCAGGCGGTGCAGGCCCAGTCGTAACAGCACGCGTGTTTCCGGATCGATGCGGGCGGCGGGCAAATTGGACCAGTGGTCCAGCAGGAAATCCAGCCGCCGGCTGTGGCGGATGGTGTCCGCGATCATGCGGTAGGGGGCCGCGCCGGCCGCGCCGCCGTGGGGCTCCAGTTCCGTGCGCAGCAGGCGGCGCAGGTTGGTTTGGGAATCGGATTCAAAACGCAATAGAATCCGGTAGGCCAGGGCGACGGCATTCACGGCAGTCGTTTTGGCAACGCATTGCCGAGGGCAAAGCAATACGGCGTCATGGGACGCTTGCAGGGCGGCTGGATGCGGGTGACTTCCAGGACCGACCCCGAACCGCAAACCACCTGCATGCGTTCCCGGTCGGTTTCCAGCACGGTTCCCGGCGGGTGAGGGCTTTCGGAAAGGTCCATGGGGCGGCAGGTGATCACTTTAACGGGCCGGCCGTCCAGCTCGAAAAACACTCCGGGCCAGGGCTGGAAAGCCCGCCAGCGGTTAAATATCTCCCGCGCGCGCGCGTCCCAGTTGATGCGTCCCTCCTCTTTGCGCAGTTGCGGCGCGAAGGTGGCGTGGTCATGTTCCTGGGGACGGAGAGAGTCCGTTCCCTCCAGGATTCGTGGCATGGTTTCCGCCAGCAGGTCGGATCCGGCCGGGGCCAGGCGGCCGAACAGTTCGGGAGCGGTTTCGCCGGGGTCCACATCCAGGGCGCGGGACGCCCAGATGGGGCCGGCGTCCATGCGCGGCCGGATCTCGAACAACGTGACACCGGTGCGGGATTCTCCCGCTTCCAGGCAACGCTGCACCGGCGCGGCACCCCGCCAGCGCGGCAGCAATGAGAAGTGGGCGTTTATCGTGTTGCGGCGGGGAATCGTCGCCACCCGCCGGGGAATATAGCGGCCATAGGCCACCACCACTCCCAGGTCGGGGTCGGCTTCGTGGATCTGGTCTTCCGTTTCCGGGCAACGCAGCACCTCGGGCTGGATGCAGGTGATATCGTGTTCGCGGGCGAATGCCTTGACCGGGGGCTCCAGGTTGCGGCGGTTGCGCCCGCCCCGGGCGTCGGGCTGGGTAATGATCAGGCGCAGGCGGGTGTGGCGCAGCAGGCATTCCAGGAAAGGAAGGCCCACTTCCGCGGTACCGAAAAATACGGAGTTACCATGCGCCATTCTGTTGCAGGCGGCGGATCTCGCGCCGGGCCAATCTCCGTTTCAGCGGTGACACGCGGTCCAGGATCACGTGGCCGTCCAGGTGGTCGATTTCGTGCTGCATCACCCGCGCTTCAAAGTCGCGGTATTCGCGCTCGAACTCCCGGCCATCCAGGTCCACGGCGTGAAGCAGCAGG includes these proteins:
- a CDS encoding methionyl-tRNA formyltransferase, whose translation is MAHGNSVFFGTAEVGLPFLECLLRHTRLRLIITQPDARGGRNRRNLEPPVKAFAREHDITCIQPEVLRCPETEDQIHEADPDLGVVVAYGRYIPRRVATIPRRNTINAHFSLLPRWRGAAPVQRCLEAGESRTGVTLFEIRPRMDAGPIWASRALDVDPGETAPELFGRLAPAGSDLLAETMPRILEGTDSLRPQEHDHATFAPQLRKEEGRINWDARAREIFNRWRAFQPWPGVFFELDGRPVKVITCRPMDLSESPHPPGTVLETDRERMQVVCGSGSVLEVTRIQPPCKRPMTPYCFALGNALPKRLP